One part of the Streptomyces sp. AM 2-1-1 genome encodes these proteins:
- a CDS encoding ScbR family autoregulator-binding transcription factor codes for MLPSQPMDDPGQPPAHRTGKGRQERSLRTRGALLHAAAEQFETNGYERTRLSEVTAAAGVTSGALHFHFPNKQELADAVEETALHHLHQAARQTPHTPHNALQTLIDTTHALARTLHHDVITRAGLRLNSDARERTCLNLRHTWQSYVQTTLTHAATQGTLTPHTTPWQLAQTITGATIGYETLARHNKNWLTPPTITNLFHHLLHHTVTPTTLTHLHLNGTPPTHP; via the coding sequence ATGTTGCCGTCACAGCCGATGGACGATCCCGGACAGCCCCCCGCCCACCGCACCGGAAAAGGACGACAGGAACGCTCCCTGCGCACCCGCGGAGCCCTCCTGCACGCCGCCGCCGAACAGTTCGAGACCAACGGATACGAACGGACCCGCCTCAGCGAGGTCACCGCCGCGGCCGGCGTCACCAGCGGAGCCCTCCACTTCCACTTCCCCAACAAACAAGAACTCGCCGACGCCGTCGAGGAAACAGCCCTCCACCACCTCCACCAAGCAGCCCGGCAAACCCCCCACACCCCCCACAACGCCCTCCAGACACTCATCGACACCACCCACGCCCTCGCCCGCACCCTCCACCACGACGTCATCACCCGCGCCGGCCTCCGCCTCAACAGCGACGCCCGCGAACGCACCTGCCTCAACCTGCGCCACACCTGGCAGAGCTACGTCCAAACCACCCTCACCCACGCCGCGACCCAAGGAACCCTCACCCCCCACACCACACCCTGGCAACTCGCCCAAACCATCACCGGAGCAACCATCGGCTACGAAACCCTCGCCCGACACAACAAAAACTGGCTCACCCCACCCACCATCACCAACCTCTTCCACCACCTCCTCCACCACACCGTCACCCCCACCACCCTCACCCACCTCCACCTCAACGGCACCCCACCCACCCACCCCTAA
- a CDS encoding response regulator transcription factor, which produces MVPVGAEGGGGWRVLVVESDPAEADPLMRALRRHGHRAAGAVTGTAALRAYGQADLVLLDLDLPDLDGLEVCRSIRRVDDIPVIAVTSRDSELDRVLGLRAGADDYLAKPYGLQELMARMEAVMRRFRPHAPVPGGPGGGVTACGGLRIDTERRRATLAGRPLDLTPKEFDLLHLLAAHRGGVVPRKLLMQEVWAGSWSRRTLDTHVCSLRNKLGSGDWILTVRGVGFQIGPR; this is translated from the coding sequence GTGGTGCCGGTGGGCGCCGAGGGGGGCGGGGGCTGGCGCGTTCTGGTGGTGGAGAGTGATCCGGCCGAGGCGGATCCCCTGATGCGGGCTCTGCGCCGTCATGGTCACCGGGCGGCGGGTGCGGTGACGGGGACGGCGGCTCTTCGCGCTTACGGGCAGGCGGATCTGGTCCTCCTCGATCTGGATCTTCCCGATCTGGACGGTCTGGAGGTGTGCCGGAGCATCCGCCGGGTGGATGACATCCCCGTGATCGCGGTGACTTCCCGGGACAGTGAACTCGACCGGGTGCTGGGCCTTCGCGCGGGAGCGGACGACTATCTGGCCAAGCCCTACGGGCTGCAGGAGCTGATGGCGCGCATGGAGGCGGTCATGCGGCGCTTCCGGCCGCACGCTCCCGTCCCGGGCGGGCCGGGCGGTGGGGTCACGGCGTGCGGCGGGCTGCGGATCGACACCGAGAGACGCAGGGCGACCCTGGCCGGCCGGCCGCTGGATCTGACGCCCAAGGAGTTCGACCTCCTGCACCTGCTGGCCGCGCACCGCGGCGGCGTGGTGCCCCGCAAGCTGCTGATGCAGGAGGTCTGGGCCGGTTCCTGGTCCCGGCGCACCCTGGACACCCACGTGTGCAGCCTGCGGAACAAGCTGGGCTCGGGCGACTGGATCCTCACCGTCCGCGGGGTCGGATTCCAGATCGGACCACGCTGA
- a CDS encoding metalloregulator ArsR/SmtB family transcription factor gives MSNTKSPPQNEPANTYSAPPCCPPPTERPMNPEEAEKASRIFKALGDPVRLRLLSAIASHEDGEACVCDISDVGVSQPTVSHHLKKLKEAGLLTSQRRGTWIYYRAQPSTLTAIHQLLTTTTT, from the coding sequence ATGTCGAATACGAAGAGCCCGCCGCAGAACGAGCCCGCCAACACCTACAGCGCCCCACCCTGCTGCCCACCACCGACCGAGCGCCCCATGAACCCCGAAGAAGCGGAGAAGGCCTCACGGATCTTCAAAGCCCTCGGAGACCCCGTACGTCTGCGCCTGCTCTCCGCCATCGCCTCACATGAAGACGGAGAAGCATGCGTATGCGACATCTCCGACGTCGGAGTCTCCCAACCCACCGTTTCCCACCACCTTAAAAAACTCAAAGAAGCCGGACTTCTCACCTCCCAACGACGCGGCACCTGGATCTACTACCGCGCCCAACCCTCCACCCTCACCGCCATACACCAACTCCTGACCACAACCACCACCTGA
- the arsB gene encoding ACR3 family arsenite efflux transporter — protein sequence MTSTESAAAQGAGPSGDDSIVRKLSTLDRYLAVWILLAMAVGLGLGRLIPGMNDALAKIEVGGVSLPITLGLLVMMYPVLAKVRYDRLDRVTGDKKLMVSSLIINWIIGPAVMFALAWIFLPDLPEYRTGLIIVGLARCIAMVIIWNDLACGDREAAAVLVALNSVFQVVAFGLLGWFYLDLLPQWLGLGDGQGLDVPVWHIALNVVVFLGIPLLAGYLTRRIGEKKLGRASYEQRFLPKIGPWALYGLLFTIVLLFALQGKTITSQPLDVVRIALPLLVYFAITFFGTFLLGKGLGLAYDRTATLAFTAAGNNFELAIAVAIATFGVTSGQALSGVVGPLIEVPVLIGLVYVALVWRRGFAPGAVTTAP from the coding sequence GTGACCTCCACCGAATCCGCGGCCGCCCAGGGGGCCGGTCCGTCCGGGGACGACTCGATCGTCAGGAAGCTCTCCACGCTGGACCGCTATCTCGCGGTCTGGATCCTCCTCGCCATGGCCGTCGGTTTGGGCCTGGGCCGTCTCATCCCCGGGATGAACGACGCGCTCGCCAAGATCGAGGTGGGCGGAGTCTCCCTGCCGATCACGCTCGGCCTGCTGGTGATGATGTACCCGGTGCTCGCCAAGGTCCGCTACGACCGACTCGACCGCGTGACCGGCGACAAGAAGCTGATGGTGTCTTCGCTGATCATCAACTGGATCATCGGGCCCGCCGTCATGTTCGCGCTGGCGTGGATCTTTCTGCCGGACCTGCCCGAGTACCGCACCGGCCTGATCATCGTCGGTCTCGCTCGCTGCATCGCCATGGTCATCATCTGGAACGACCTTGCCTGCGGCGACCGGGAGGCCGCCGCCGTCCTCGTCGCCCTCAACAGCGTGTTCCAGGTCGTCGCCTTCGGCCTGCTCGGCTGGTTCTACCTCGACCTGCTGCCCCAGTGGCTCGGCCTGGGCGACGGCCAGGGCCTGGACGTACCCGTCTGGCACATCGCGCTCAACGTCGTCGTCTTCCTCGGCATCCCACTGCTCGCCGGGTACCTCACCCGCCGCATCGGCGAGAAGAAACTGGGCCGCGCCTCCTACGAGCAGCGCTTCCTGCCGAAGATCGGGCCATGGGCGCTGTACGGGCTGCTGTTCACGATCGTCCTCCTGTTCGCGCTCCAGGGGAAAACGATCACCTCGCAGCCGCTGGACGTGGTACGGATCGCGCTGCCGCTGCTGGTCTACTTCGCGATCACGTTCTTCGGGACGTTCCTCCTCGGCAAGGGCCTCGGCCTCGCCTACGACCGCACCGCCACGCTCGCGTTCACGGCCGCCGGGAACAACTTCGAACTGGCCATCGCCGTCGCGATCGCCACGTTCGGTGTCACTTCTGGCCAGGCGCTCTCGGGCGTTGTCGGCCCACTGATCGAAGTGCCCGTCCTGATCGGGCTGGTGTACGTCGCGCTCGTCTGGCGCCGCGGGTTCGCACCTGGGGCGGTGACTACGGCCCCGTGA